The following are encoded together in the Candidatus Bandiella woodruffii genome:
- a CDS encoding Bax inhibitor-1/YccA family protein — protein MLDYTNYAGTTTQRSGYDEGLRTYMISVFQNMGVALAITAIISMLVASSPSLMQVLFGTPLQWVVVLAPLGMVFFMSAKIMTMSVQSARVSLWVFSGLMGVSLSSIFYVYTQESIAKVFFITASLFGAMAIYGHSTKKDLSGMGSFLIMGLMGLVIASLANLFFQSSALGNVLSYVGVVIFTLLTAYDVQKLKVIYYNVGVNSDDVAQRISVYGALNLYMDFINLFLFLLRIFGTRRD, from the coding sequence ATGTTAGATTATACAAATTACGCTGGAACCACAACTCAAAGATCTGGGTATGACGAAGGACTCAGAACATATATGATATCAGTGTTTCAAAACATGGGGGTTGCACTTGCAATTACGGCAATTATTTCTATGCTTGTTGCTTCGTCCCCAAGTTTAATGCAAGTGTTATTTGGAACACCGCTTCAGTGGGTCGTGGTATTGGCTCCTCTGGGGATGGTATTCTTTATGAGTGCTAAAATTATGACAATGTCTGTGCAATCTGCAAGGGTTTCATTATGGGTGTTTTCGGGACTGATGGGGGTTTCTCTTTCATCCATATTTTATGTATATACTCAGGAAAGTATAGCTAAAGTTTTCTTTATCACGGCTTCTCTTTTCGGTGCTATGGCAATTTATGGGCATAGCACAAAAAAAGACTTGTCCGGCATGGGTTCATTCCTAATAATGGGACTGATGGGTTTAGTTATTGCAAGTCTTGCTAATCTATTTTTTCAAAGTTCCGCTTTGGGAAATGTTTTATCTTATGTAGGAGTTGTGATATTCACGTTACTCACAGCATATGACGTACAGAAGCTGAAAGTTATATACTATAACGTGGGGGTAAACTCAGACGACGTTGCACAGAGGATATCTGTATACGGGGCTCTGAACCTATATATGGATTTTATTAACCTATTCCTTTTCTTGCTAAGAATCTTTGGAACTAGGAGAGATTAA